One Cedecea neteri DNA segment encodes these proteins:
- a CDS encoding cupin, translating into MATFDRRDFIKSVLAAGAGIALTPTRGWASSGIIPEATIITANGWVPNNAKLPVLHYRNVLRQGDIASQMEAIFAANQWFPQWRNGVYDYHHYHSTAHEVLGFASGTARLMLGGPEGHEVTVNAGDVVLLPAGTGHCRLSASDDFLVVGAYPAGQSFDICREAPTAEMKARMASLQFPKNDPVNGLAPDITAYWKA; encoded by the coding sequence ATGGCCACATTCGACAGAAGAGATTTTATTAAATCGGTCCTGGCGGCCGGAGCTGGAATAGCGCTCACTCCAACTCGCGGTTGGGCCAGTTCGGGAATAATACCTGAAGCCACAATAATTACGGCCAACGGCTGGGTGCCTAATAATGCAAAGCTGCCGGTTCTGCATTACAGAAATGTGTTGAGGCAGGGTGATATTGCCTCGCAAATGGAGGCCATCTTCGCGGCGAATCAGTGGTTTCCACAATGGCGTAACGGCGTTTATGACTACCACCATTACCACTCAACGGCACATGAAGTTCTGGGGTTTGCCAGCGGTACGGCGCGCCTGATGCTGGGGGGGCCTGAGGGGCATGAAGTCACGGTCAATGCCGGTGATGTGGTGCTTTTACCTGCCGGTACCGGGCATTGTCGGCTGTCGGCTAGTGACGATTTTTTGGTCGTTGGGGCTTATCCGGCAGGACAGAGTTTTGATATTTGTCGGGAAGCACCTACTGCCGAAATGAAGGCACGTATGGCCTCCCTGCAGTTTCCAAAAAACGACCCGGTGAATGGACTGGCGCCAGATATTACCGCTTATTGGAAGGCGTAA
- a CDS encoding aldo/keto reductase, with translation MQYVNLGQSGLQVSQYVLGTLTFGGDFGFDRAGSVDVKQAASMIALSRDAGINAIDTANLYSFGQAESILGEALLGQRDDWLLFSKARFRMHEGPNGSGASRQHLIPQVNDSLRRLKTDWLDFFWIHGWDGVTPVEETLEVMDSLVLAGKIRYWGVSNYSGWQLAKTKYLAEKLGYTAPVAQQIYYTAEGRDAEYELLPGGKEMGIGSMIWSPLGEGLLTGLIDRETPPQDGTRQGSTWTEPHISDRERLYQVIDVLKEVAAECGKTVPQVALAWVRQRPNVDSLVLGARNEAQLRENIASIHLTLTEAQMLKIEEAGRPAAIYPFWHRAQLALDLPSPAEKMYLEGWREIQGL, from the coding sequence ATGCAGTATGTCAATCTGGGGCAGTCCGGCCTGCAGGTCTCGCAGTACGTGCTCGGCACTTTAACTTTTGGCGGTGATTTTGGTTTTGATCGGGCCGGGAGCGTTGATGTGAAGCAGGCTGCCTCGATGATCGCGCTGTCACGCGACGCGGGGATTAATGCGATTGATACCGCCAATCTTTACTCTTTTGGCCAGGCGGAAAGCATTCTGGGCGAGGCTTTACTGGGGCAGCGTGATGACTGGTTACTGTTCAGCAAAGCACGGTTTCGTATGCATGAAGGGCCGAACGGCAGTGGTGCCTCTCGTCAGCATCTCATTCCTCAGGTTAATGATTCCCTCCGCCGCCTGAAAACGGACTGGCTGGATTTCTTTTGGATTCATGGCTGGGACGGCGTGACGCCGGTGGAAGAGACGCTGGAGGTGATGGATTCGCTGGTCCTGGCCGGTAAAATTCGCTACTGGGGCGTGTCTAACTACAGCGGCTGGCAGCTGGCAAAAACCAAATATCTGGCGGAAAAACTGGGCTATACCGCGCCGGTTGCCCAGCAGATTTATTACACTGCGGAAGGGCGTGATGCCGAATATGAACTGCTGCCCGGAGGTAAAGAAATGGGCATTGGGTCGATGATCTGGAGCCCGCTGGGTGAAGGCTTGTTGACCGGGCTTATTGACCGGGAGACGCCGCCGCAGGATGGAACGCGCCAGGGATCGACCTGGACCGAGCCGCACATCAGCGATCGCGAACGGCTATACCAGGTGATCGACGTGCTGAAAGAGGTTGCGGCGGAATGTGGTAAAACCGTGCCACAGGTCGCATTGGCGTGGGTCAGGCAGCGCCCGAATGTAGATTCTCTGGTTTTAGGGGCGCGTAACGAAGCGCAGCTCAGGGAAAATATTGCCTCTATCCACCTGACGCTGACGGAAGCACAGATGCTGAAAATCGAAGAGGCGGGGCGCCCGGCGGCCATTTATCCATTTTGGCATCGTGCCCAGCTGGCATTAGATCTGCCGTCACCGGCGGAAAAAATGTATCTGGAAGGATGGCGCGAAATTCAGGGATTGTAG